The proteins below come from a single Streptomyces sp. MRC013 genomic window:
- a CDS encoding cell division protein SepF, with product MGSVRKASAWLGLVEDNDERYYDDEYAETADDGDAWVTDPRVRVASESAREEGRRIATVSPDGFRDARTIGELFRDGVPVVMNLTAMEADDAKRVVDFAAGLTFGLRGSIERVATRVFLLTPADTRIVTGDHGGRARDGFFNQS from the coding sequence ATGGGATCGGTGCGCAAGGCGAGTGCCTGGCTGGGACTCGTCGAGGACAACGACGAGCGCTACTACGACGACGAGTACGCCGAGACCGCCGACGACGGCGACGCCTGGGTGACCGACCCCCGGGTGCGGGTCGCCTCCGAGAGCGCGCGGGAGGAGGGCCGCCGGATCGCCACGGTGTCCCCGGACGGCTTCCGCGACGCCCGGACGATCGGCGAGCTGTTCCGGGACGGCGTCCCGGTCGTCATGAACCTCACCGCCATGGAGGCGGACGACGCCAAGCGCGTCGTGGACTTCGCGGCCGGCCTCACCTTCGGTCTGCGCGGCTCCATCGAGCGGGTGGCCACCCGGGTCTTCCTGCTGACGCCCGCGGACACGCGGATCGTCACCGGCGACCACGGGGGCCGCGCCCGGGACGGCTTCTTCAACCAGAGCTGA
- a CDS encoding DUF5685 family protein, with the protein MFGIVRPCSHRLAEGLRAEWTAHLCGLCLALRADHGQFARVATNYDGLLVSVLTEAQSGRAADARRTAGPCPLRAMRTAPVARGEGARLAAVVSLVLASAKVRDHVADRDGPLARRPVAAAARRVAHRWDAAGARTGRELGFDTAVLLNAVDRQAGVEALAGPGTPLTAVTEPTETATAAAFAHTAVLAGRPGNAAPLAEAGRLFGRLAHLLDAVEDLEADTASGAWNPLTATGTSLTEARRLADDAAHGVRLALRDAEFADDRLLHRLLVHELRRSVDRAFATTTCAHRAHGGHPHRGDGRDREPYGASRPHGGGRPGGYGGGRGGRGGGSGSGGGGPRQKPPRGPIAGCAVFVGLFCTCRICCAEEYEGPWSRKKREGCCRDCDCGNCGCDCCCPCDGC; encoded by the coding sequence ATGTTCGGAATCGTCAGACCCTGTTCGCACCGGCTTGCGGAGGGGCTCCGGGCGGAGTGGACGGCACACCTGTGCGGGCTCTGCCTCGCCCTGCGCGCCGACCACGGCCAGTTCGCCCGGGTCGCGACCAACTACGACGGCCTCCTCGTCTCGGTCCTGACGGAGGCTCAGTCCGGACGTGCCGCCGACGCACGGCGCACCGCCGGCCCCTGCCCGCTGCGCGCGATGCGCACCGCGCCCGTCGCGCGCGGCGAGGGCGCCCGGCTGGCCGCCGTCGTCTCCCTGGTGCTGGCCTCGGCCAAGGTGCGGGACCACGTCGCCGACCGCGACGGACCGCTGGCCCGCCGACCGGTCGCCGCGGCCGCCCGCCGGGTCGCGCACCGCTGGGACGCCGCGGGCGCCCGGACGGGACGGGAACTCGGTTTCGACACGGCGGTCCTGCTCAACGCGGTTGACCGCCAGGCCGGGGTCGAGGCGCTGGCCGGGCCCGGCACGCCCCTGACGGCGGTGACCGAACCGACCGAGACGGCCACCGCCGCCGCGTTCGCGCACACCGCGGTCCTCGCCGGCAGGCCCGGGAACGCCGCGCCCCTCGCGGAGGCGGGCCGGCTGTTCGGGCGCCTCGCCCACCTGCTGGACGCCGTCGAGGACCTGGAGGCCGACACGGCGTCGGGCGCGTGGAACCCGCTCACCGCGACCGGTACGTCCCTCACCGAGGCGCGGCGCCTCGCCGACGACGCCGCGCACGGCGTACGCCTCGCGCTGCGGGACGCCGAGTTCGCCGACGACCGGCTGCTGCACCGGCTCCTCGTGCACGAGCTGCGGCGCTCGGTGGACCGCGCGTTCGCCACGACGACCTGCGCGCACCGGGCGCACGGCGGCCACCCCCACCGGGGCGACGGGCGGGACCGGGAGCCGTACGGCGCCTCCCGCCCCCACGGGGGCGGCCGGCCGGGCGGGTACGGCGGAGGGCGCGGCGGCCGGGGCGGCGGATCGGGCTCCGGGGGCGGGGGGCCGAGGCAGAAGCCGCCGCGCGGACCGATCGCCGGCTGCGCCGTCTTCGTCGGCCTCTTCTGCACCTGCCGCATCTGCTGCGCGGAGGAGTACGAGGGTCCCTGGTCCCGCAAGAAGCGCGAGGGCTGCTGCCGCGACTGCGACTGCGGCAACTGCGGGTGCGACTGCTGCTGCCCCTGTGACGGCTGCTGA